The genomic DNA TATTTTACAAACGGAAAAATGGCCCTCGATAACAGCGCAGCGGCCGGAAAAAATGCAACAAAAGTGCTAGTAAATTTTAGAGAAAAAAAACTTCCAGTTATCCATATTCAACATGAATCATTACAGCCGGGAGCAACTTTTTTTATTCCTGAAACATCCGGCATGGACATTCATTCCTCCGTTGCACCACAGGAAAAAGAAGTCGTGCTTGCAAAGCACTACCCAAACAGCTTTCGTGAAACAGGACTAAATGAAATTCTGAAAGATCTCGACATCACAAATCTAACAATCATCGGCATGATGAGTAATATGTGCGTTGATGCGACCACGCGAGCGGCCTTCGATTTCGGATATACCTGTACCGTGGTTCATGATGCGTGTGCTGCAACTTCCCTCGAATTTAACGGCGTAAAAGTGCCATCAGTTAGCGTTCATGCGTCATTCATGGCTGCTCTTGGTGCTGTATATGCGAAAATGGTTGCAACAGGTGATTTTATTCGTAGCTAAGGGCAGAATCAGTGTTAGCGCAAACAGTTAAGGATGTTCGCGAAATATCTTTAGCGGACGTTTTGCACTCTGATATAAAGCACTAGCCCCAGCATAGTTAAAGCTATCCCCGCCCACCCGAGTAAGCCGGGCAATATGCCACCAAGTAGCGCAACTTCGCCAAGCAGCGAAAAAACAACTTCCATGGACTGAGTGCAATCTGCTGCGGCAAGCTCCGCGGCAGAACGCGCTTTGTGACGGATATAAAGGAAAAGACTTGTTGCCACTATACCGGAAAAAACCGCGACCAGAGCGGTATTGAGCACCTGATCCATCGCAGGAGGCGGCGGCGAGAAAACCGCGATTATGATTATCCACAAGGGCAGTGACCCCAGTGTTAAAAGCAACACGCGGCAAAAAGGGTCGTCCATGGCAGGACTGTCTAGGTGCGGAATAATCTTTGTCCCACCCTGCCGAGCCTCCCAAACAAGCTGATTGCCGAAAGGGTACGCGAACGCGGCAATGAGAACAGGAATCGCGCCAAGTAGAATATCACCGAATGAAGCCGTTCCAGCGCGCTCAAGATTGATCAGCAAAACTCCCGCAAAAATTATTAAGGTCAAAAGCATAGCCCGGAGAGGAATCTTTTTACCAAAGCCAAGCAATACTATGGGAGTGGCGAGAATAGTGGTCTGCCAAGTGGCAGCAACAACCCAGCCGGGCGCATAGGAAGCACTGAATGAAATTAACGCGTAAAATAATCCGAATCCGATTCCGCCAGCCGCAGTCCAGAAAAACCAGTGGCGCACATATAGTTTTAGAGACTCAATAAAAAGTTCACGCCGGACAGCAAAAAGTCCCACGGACAAAATCCCGAACATCCAAAAATAGCGTAAGCTTGCAGACCAAACCCAGTGTCCACCATCAAGGCTCATTGCTCTATTAAGAACAAAAGTCGTACTGAAAAACAGCGCGGCTAGGACACCTATCATTATTATTTTCATATGAATATGACCAATTGCGGAAGGGTTAAATAATTTCAGGTAGGATTATCAAATTTCTCCGCTATCCATTTTCAACAAGAGTGCTTTTATATCAATAGGCCGCGGTATACAACCCCTCTGAAAGGCTGAGGCATGAAGCCGACCTCTCAAATGAGCACCCGCCCATTCGTAAACAATGGAGTTGAAAAAGGTCGGGTTGTTAAGCACAATTTGTGCTTTAGCTGCTCCATCACTTTTAACGGCTTGCAGCGAAAAATTAGCTCCATGTACTTCGTAATTGTACAAGACTTGCGGGATTAATTGAAATTTTGCACCTGCTACAAGGCATTGCACCCAGAAATCCCAGTCTTCATACAATGTGTTGTCGCGATATCTGACCCCGCCATCCCAAAGTTTACTCCGATAAAGAGCTGAAGGAGCTATGGTATTCTGACTTCGCAAATGAGCGGGGCTGAATTTTGGAAGATTGACTATGCGCGAGCTATCTTGACTGTTTTCCTTGTAGTCTGTGTAAACGAGGTCGAGTTCTGGATTCTGTTCAAGAGTTTCGATGCAAGACGACAGAAATTCAGGCTCTAAATAGTCATCGGGGTCAAGGCAAATTAAATATCTGCCCTCAGCCCTCTCCAACCCATAATTGCGGACAGGACCCGGCTTTCCGCAGCGAGCAGGCGTTAATATTTCAAACCGTTTACACTGGATTTTGTCCGCCCATTTATGAGCAAACTGGAGGGAATCGTCATCACTACCGTCATCTACAAAAATAATTTCAACTTCATTCAGATCCATCTTTTGGGCAACAATTGAGCCGAAAAATCTGTCTGCAAAGCGTCCATAATTATAGTTGGGAACAACAATCGAAAGTAACGCCATAAAGAAAGTGTCCCTTGCAGAGATAAATACAAGTTAAATATATGCTCTCATGAAACCACAGACCTATTGTTTAATAGAGTTTCCGGATTGTCGCAATAAACATAAGCAAAAAAAAGGCCACCCAAAGGAGGCCTCATAACAGTCTAATTTTATTTGAATCACTTAAATAATTGTAAATACTTTCCATAGCCCTGTTCTTCTAACTTATCCTTAGAAATAAACCTTAACGAGGCTGAATTTATACAGTAGCGCAATCCAGTTGGAGCCGGACCATCTGAGAACACGTGCCCCAGGTGAGAATCTGCATCAAAAGAACGAACCTCTGTCCGCTTCATGAATAAAGTATTATCCTCAATTCCCACTACATTCTTCTTCTCAAGTGGACGGGTAAAGCTAGGCCAGCCAGTTCCTGACTCAAACTTATCTGCCGAGCTAAATAAAGGCTCTCCTGAGACAACATCCACATATATCCCTTCTACGTGGTTATCCCAGTATTCGTTTGAAAATGCTGGTTCTGTTCCATCCTTACGGACGACATTGAACTGTAATGGAGTCAGTGTCTTTTCAAGCTCAGCATCACTAAGTCTGGAATATGTAGACACTGCGCTAGATGATACAACACTATTAGCTTCATCTCCCCAATGTTCCTTGATAAAAGAATCACGCCCGGAACTGAATCTGTACCAGTTGTACCGGACAGGATTCTTCTTGTAGTAATCCTGATGATAATCTTCTGCCTCAAAAAACTTTGTAAACGGAATCAGCTTGGTAGCAACAGGCTTATCAAAACGCTTAGAACCATCAAGTTCCACAAGCGCATTACCAGCAATCTCCTTCTGCTTTTCATCATGGTAAAAAATAGCAGAAGTATACTGAATTCCACGATCATTAAATGAGCCATCAGCATCGGTAGGGTCATGATGCTTTAAAAACACATCAAGAACTTGAGCATAACTAATCTGCTGCGGATCAAAATAAATCTGAACAGCTTCAAGATGCCCTGTTGTTCCTGAGCTTACCTGTTCATAAGTAGGATTATCTACATTCCCACCTATATAACCGGATACAACCCTGTCTACACCAGCCACCTTTTCAAGATCAGATTCAACACACCAAAAACATCCTCCTGCAACAGTAGCAACAGAAAGGATTGATTCATTATTCATTCCGGCCTCCGTAGGGCTTTCAGACCAAACAAAGAAAAAGCTTAATGATAATACAAAGAGAGCAGCAATTACTGCTCGACTTATCTTTTTATAGCCCATGACAACTTCCTTATTAATAATTATTACTAATAATAAAATAACATGTGCACAATATATGTCAATGGTGGAGTAGAATGAAAAAGGAGAGACGGACCGAAGAACTAGCCCCCGAGCATATATTCACTGAAAACAACAACCTTATTGCGACCAGTATTTTTGGCCGAATAAAGAGCCTTATCTGCAAGATCAATAACAGTATTAATATCTCTACTATTGTCTGGATAAAAAGAGATTCCAACAGAGACCGTCAGCGATTCTTTGCGGGAGGAGCCAAAGTGGATATCTATACTTTCGAAAGATTCACGCAACGCTTCTGCCCGTTTAATTACGACATCACGGCTAATACTTGTCATAACCACTAAAAATTCCTCTCCGCCCATACGGCAGAGAATATCCTCGTCGCGAACCTGACTAAGCAAAATTTCAGCGACACGTTTTAAGACCTCGTCACCAGCCTCATGCCCGTAGGTATCATTAAATCTCTTAAAGAAATCTATATCGATCATAACGGCGGCCAGAGACTCACTACGGCGGGAGGCCCGGGAGACTTCTCTATTAATGCTTTCGAGCATATACCGCCTATTATGAAGCCCGGTAAGAGGATCTCGCACAGACTGTTCTCGCAGATTTTCACGCAACTGAATATTAGACAAAGCCAGAGAAAAATGCTCGGAAATAGTAACAACCAAACGCTGACGCTCTTTCCCGGTACATATTTTTTTTGTCTCGTCCGAAAGACATGCCTTCTGGTCGCAAACGAGAAGCATCAGCCCGATCAACTGTTCCTGATTATGCATCGGAACACATATATAACAGGTACTTAACTCTTTAGAAAAATGATCACAATTAAGTCCCTGAGCATCACGGGAGACGTAATGGAATTTGTCCATGCGTAATCCCCAACACTCATCAGGAGCAAAACTATCTTTAAAGATATCTTCTCTATCGCCCCAGCTAGCCTTCTTATTTAGTAGAGTTCCATCATCATCAAACAGATACAAGGCCCCTACATCACGAGGAAATAAACGTTTTGCATAGTCTCGTATAATATGGAGAGCTTCAGCGGTGGAATTACACCTCTGCAAATAATCGCTAAACTCATTCAGAGTCAAAATTTCTTTATTAATTCGTTCCTGATCCTTGATCTGGCTGGCTATTTTTTGAGTTCTATTTTGCACAGTCCGTTCAAGATTAGTATTTACTTCTGCAAGCTCTCCTTCCACCACTTTACGCTTATGGACTTCACTCACAAGGCGGAGGTTATACCTGATTAGCCTGACACCCAGAAAAAGAACCATTAAAATAAGTGCAGATGAAATGCACAGTACCCAGTAGATAGTCCGGGTTGTTTTTCCTAGACGGGTCAGCACTGTAGCCTGGATGAAGGATACCTGTTTATTGATCTCCAGCAGGGCCTTCTGAAGTTCCCCACTGACTCCCTCTCCAAACCTAAGCCCCACCTCTTTCATATGCTTAACTAAAATATAAAAATTTTCCTGATAGTGATTCAACTCAGCTAAAACTTCACCCTTAAGCTGAGGACTCAGCCCGCTTTCTTTCACAGCATCAACCAGTGCTACATATTTATTTTTGAAATCCTCGACGGATGTAAGTTTCTTATTCTGGACAAATTCATTTTCACTTCGACGACAAGCCGCGACCATAGAAAGTAAGCGGTATTCCCCGGCATTTTCGAGTTTATTTTCCATAGAGAGAGCGATCCTAAGCAAGACGCCCTGTTCTCCAAATCCTTCTGCCAAACCAATAACCATCTGCTTTTCTTTGTAAGCTATAAACAGATCCCGATAATCCCGCACTTTGAGCTGAGTTAGCATGATTTCGGACTCGGAAAGAACATCACTCTCACCGGCCAATAGTTCTAAGTTGTGAACAAGATCATCGTAACTATGTAAGAACCCAGCAACGTCCTCAATCTCTTTTGTATGTACAAAAGCATCTTGGTGAGCCTGACATCTAACGGCAGCATTACTTATCTGGGAGCTGTAAAACTGTGCTTTTGCATAAGAGGCATTTAGATAAACTGCTAAAAAAAGAGAAACCAGTAGCGCAGCCGCCATGACAGAGGCGAACACAACCAGAATGACATTTCTATCAATATTTCTCATACGCAGTTTAATCATCGTCGTTTAATTCATTCCTGATATATTTTTAAAAATAGAATAGATAACGCAAAAAAACTGTTAATCGTCATCGCGATTCCTAACATCATCTCTCCAAGTCAACAGCGGAGCACAGCAGCCCTGCCCTTCAAATAGAGAACGACGAGCATCGTCTCCCTCAACAGGATCTCCCATGATAAGACAGAGATAACGATTCATCTTCTCATCCCAGAAAAGATCGGGGCAACGAGCCATGTAACCATATTTCCGATGTGAAACTTCACAGGGATCAGAGATACAACACCAACCGCAACCAACACATGGTTTAGTAGACACAAAAAACTCCATTCCGGAAATAATTATAGCCATAATGTTCAATCAAAACTTTTTTGACCAAACAGCTGAAAAATAGGGCGGACACTTTAAGAGAAGCGAGTGACTATACATAGTAATTTCACAAATTGTAAACTACATAGGTAATACACTAATAATCTATCTATATTAAGCAAGATAGTTTGCTGTAATCAAAGAATATTACATAAAAACAAGAAAATTATTCTCTTCCAATCCTGCAAATAATATTAAATTCATCTTCCGCAACAGGCATAACTGAGAGTCTGGATCCTTTTCGAAGTAATTCCATACCCTCAAGCCCGCTAACTGTCCTCAAAAATTTAAGGGGTACAGGATTTGAAAATTTTTCTACAAGCTTAATATCTACCATAAACCAACGAGGATTCTCTTCCGAAGATTTAGGATCAAAATGAGGGTCATCAGGGTCCCATGCTGTAAAATCAGGATAACTCTCTTTAACAACTTCAGCGGTTCCAACAACAGAAGGATTCTTTATGCTGTGGTAAAAAAGAACACGGTCACCAATCTCCATCTGATCCCGCATAAAGTTGCGGGCTTGATAATTGCGTACGCCATCCCAAGGAGTGGTCTGATTTTCAGATTCCGCTAAATCATCAATTGAAAAGCAACCCGGCTCGGATTTCATCAACCAATATTTCGTCAATCCCGCCTCCTATCTTCTGCAAATGTATTATTTCAAAAATTTCATAATAAAATTATCTAATAATTTTTCTAATTACGATCATGCCTGAGCCAGCATATCAGCCCTTACTCAGCGCATAACAGCATAAAGATACAACATAAAGGATTAACCAATGGAACGATCAAAGATATGGTAGCAAAAAAACATCTACTGGTGTATCGATTAAACATAGCATCAAGAGAATACTGCACAAATTGCGTGCTGACGGGGATTAAATGAAGAGCGACGAAAAAGAAAACATACATATTGCACAGCTTAAAGCAGATCTAGCTCAAAGCGAAAACCAGTTTCGCGAGCTTTTTGGTGGGATTGAAGATTCCATTATCATGTTTGAAGTACTCCCGAATGGCGAGAGAGGTCCGATTAGCCATGTGAATGATGCCGCATGTGAATCTCTAGGATACACCAAAGATGAACTTTTACAAAAGCCAGCCCAAAGCCTCCTCGCTAAAACTCACAACTCAGATAGTTTAAGAATTGAAAAAGTATTCAAAGGTGAAAATAAAGCACGATTTGAAACAAATCTTATAACAAAAAGCGGCACCCTCCTTCCGGTTGAAATTAGCGCGCGAAAGTTTGATTTTAAGGGCAAAGCGATGATCCTTTCTATTGCTCGTGACATATCTGCACGCAAATCAGCTGAGAAAATACAAAAAACTTACCTGAAACAACTTGAACGAAGCGTTGCGGAAAGAACTCACGAACTAGAGATTATTAATCAACAGCTCAAGATTGAAATCGAAGAACGAAATAAAGCTGAAATCAGCGCAAGGAAGACTGAAAAA from Maridesulfovibrio frigidus DSM 17176 includes the following:
- a CDS encoding DMT family transporter, which codes for MKIIMIGVLAALFFSTTFVLNRAMSLDGGHWVWSASLRYFWMFGILSVGLFAVRRELFIESLKLYVRHWFFWTAAGGIGFGLFYALISFSASYAPGWVVAATWQTTILATPIVLLGFGKKIPLRAMLLTLIIFAGVLLINLERAGTASFGDILLGAIPVLIAAFAYPFGNQLVWEARQGGTKIIPHLDSPAMDDPFCRVLLLTLGSLPLWIIIIAVFSPPPPAMDQVLNTALVAVFSGIVATSLFLYIRHKARSAAELAAADCTQSMEVVFSLLGEVALLGGILPGLLGWAGIALTMLGLVLYIRVQNVR
- the msrB gene encoding peptide-methionine (R)-S-oxide reductase MsrB, translating into MNNESILSVATVAGGCFWCVESDLEKVAGVDRVVSGYIGGNVDNPTYEQVSSGTTGHLEAVQIYFDPQQISYAQVLDVFLKHHDPTDADGSFNDRGIQYTSAIFYHDEKQKEIAGNALVELDGSKRFDKPVATKLIPFTKFFEAEDYHQDYYKKNPVRYNWYRFSSGRDSFIKEHWGDEANSVVSSSAVSTYSRLSDAELEKTLTPLQFNVVRKDGTEPAFSNEYWDNHVEGIYVDVVSGEPLFSSADKFESGTGWPSFTRPLEKKNVVGIEDNTLFMKRTEVRSFDADSHLGHVFSDGPAPTGLRYCINSASLRFISKDKLEEQGYGKYLQLFK
- a CDS encoding sensor domain-containing diguanylate cyclase, which encodes MIKLRMRNIDRNVILVVFASVMAAALLVSLFLAVYLNASYAKAQFYSSQISNAAVRCQAHQDAFVHTKEIEDVAGFLHSYDDLVHNLELLAGESDVLSESEIMLTQLKVRDYRDLFIAYKEKQMVIGLAEGFGEQGVLLRIALSMENKLENAGEYRLLSMVAACRRSENEFVQNKKLTSVEDFKNKYVALVDAVKESGLSPQLKGEVLAELNHYQENFYILVKHMKEVGLRFGEGVSGELQKALLEINKQVSFIQATVLTRLGKTTRTIYWVLCISSALILMVLFLGVRLIRYNLRLVSEVHKRKVVEGELAEVNTNLERTVQNRTQKIASQIKDQERINKEILTLNEFSDYLQRCNSTAEALHIIRDYAKRLFPRDVGALYLFDDDGTLLNKKASWGDREDIFKDSFAPDECWGLRMDKFHYVSRDAQGLNCDHFSKELSTCYICVPMHNQEQLIGLMLLVCDQKACLSDETKKICTGKERQRLVVTISEHFSLALSNIQLRENLREQSVRDPLTGLHNRRYMLESINREVSRASRRSESLAAVMIDIDFFKRFNDTYGHEAGDEVLKRVAEILLSQVRDEDILCRMGGEEFLVVMTSISRDVVIKRAEALRESFESIDIHFGSSRKESLTVSVGISFYPDNSRDINTVIDLADKALYSAKNTGRNKVVVFSEYMLGG
- a CDS encoding cysteine hydrolase family protein codes for the protein MTKEALIIIDIQNDYFTNGKMALDNSAAAGKNATKVLVNFREKKLPVIHIQHESLQPGATFFIPETSGMDIHSSVAPQEKEVVLAKHYPNSFRETGLNEILKDLDITNLTIIGMMSNMCVDATTRAAFDFGYTCTVVHDACAATSLEFNGVKVPSVSVHASFMAALGAVYAKMVATGDFIRS
- a CDS encoding glycosyltransferase family 2 protein, yielding MALLSIVVPNYNYGRFADRFFGSIVAQKMDLNEVEIIFVDDGSDDDSLQFAHKWADKIQCKRFEILTPARCGKPGPVRNYGLERAEGRYLICLDPDDYLEPEFLSSCIETLEQNPELDLVYTDYKENSQDSSRIVNLPKFSPAHLRSQNTIAPSALYRSKLWDGGVRYRDNTLYEDWDFWVQCLVAGAKFQLIPQVLYNYEVHGANFSLQAVKSDGAAKAQIVLNNPTFFNSIVYEWAGAHLRGRLHASAFQRGCIPRPIDIKALLLKMDSGEI
- a CDS encoding EVE domain-containing protein: MTKYWLMKSEPGCFSIDDLAESENQTTPWDGVRNYQARNFMRDQMEIGDRVLFYHSIKNPSVVGTAEVVKESYPDFTAWDPDDPHFDPKSSEENPRWFMVDIKLVEKFSNPVPLKFLRTVSGLEGMELLRKGSRLSVMPVAEDEFNIICRIGRE